From one Lolium rigidum isolate FL_2022 chromosome 4, APGP_CSIRO_Lrig_0.1, whole genome shotgun sequence genomic stretch:
- the LOC124706275 gene encoding serine/arginine repetitive matrix protein 1-like, protein MAATADPRAKPPPAHHLEPWARQPQQPPRAHRVRAPAHQTVEESSSSVGASAARDRRRSSSNSSRRSSGCGGSEDLRGKLVGHLRDAADRPRLPQPTPSPPPPTPKAASPQPPETEREPSQELKAPPQEQEQPQQEDVAEKPWKLRERTRRRPAALTSWPAASPSPSRRRKRAPFSVSLAPEEIEEDIYALTGGRPRRRPRKRPRAVQQKLDSLFPGMWLAEVTADDYKVPEPEEE, encoded by the exons ATGGCGGCGACGGCAGATCCGAGGGCCAAGCCGCCGCCCGCGCACCACCTCGAGCCGTGGGCGCGCCAGCCGCAGCAGCCGCCGAGAGCGCACCGCGTCCGCGCGCCCGCACACCAAACCGTTGAAGAGTCCTCCTCTTCGGTGGGGGCCTCCGCCGCCCGCGATCGGCGCCGCTCGTCGTCCAACTCCAGCCGCCGGAGCAGCGGCTGCGGCGGGAGCGAGGATCTCCGGGGCAAGCTCGTGGGCCACCTGCGGGACGCCGCGGACCGGCCCCGCCTGCCCCAGCCAACCCCTTCGCCACCGCCCCCTACCCCGAAGGCGGCCAGCCCACAACCGCCGGAGACGGAGCGCGAGCCCTCGCAAGAGCTCAAGGCGCCGCCGCAGGAACAAGAGCAGCCGCAGCAGGAGGACGTGGCGGAGAAGCCGTGGAAGCTGCGGGAgcgcacgcggcggcggcccgcGGCCCTGACGTCGTGGCCGGCCGCGTCGCCCTCCCCGTCGAGGCGCCGCAAGCGCGCGCCGTTCTCGGTATCCCTCGCCCCCGAGGAGATCGAGGAGGACATCTACGCGCTGACGGGcggccggccgcggcggcggcccaggaagcGGCCGCGCGCCGTGCAGCAGAAGCTCGAT TCGCTGTTCCCGGGGATGTGGCTAGCGGAGGTCACCGCCGACGACTACAAGGTGCCGGAGCCGGAAGAGGAGTAG